The following are encoded in a window of Perca flavescens isolate YP-PL-M2 chromosome 24, PFLA_1.0, whole genome shotgun sequence genomic DNA:
- the LOC114551274 gene encoding protein NLRC3, which produces MEERRRKRGRQKEGEEHIKIKSRRQSTNQRPDPAGPGPECETYPEAKTEPEPEPSCVSFKSDWSKGRMIDFQGQQPSAEKRIHQRPDSAEPEPSCVSFKSHRSNGRMIDFKGQQPSAEKRIHQRPDSAEPEPSCVSFKSHRSNGRMIDFKGQQPSAEKRVDQESSEVPSGQSAQQHQTHLDSIFMLLEENIVTFVKNELKKIQKVLSPDYPECSKSQREGEDEEQRRSREAFLKITLHFLKRMKQDDLADHLQSRVCKRKLKSNLNKKFQRVVEGIAKAGNQTFLNQMFTEIYITKGGTAEVNDEHEVRQIETASRKPDRLETTIGQEDIFKVPPGRDKPIRTVMTKGVAGIGKTVLTQKFTLDWAEDKANQDIQFTFPFTFRELNVLKERKYSLVELVNYFFSETKEAGICRFEEFPVVFIFDGLDECRLPLDFLNTEILTDVTESSSVDVLLTNLIRGNLLPSARLWITTRPAAANQIPPGCVDMVTEVRGFTDPQKEEYFRKRFRDEEQASRIISHIKTSRSLHIMCHIPVFCWITATVLEDMLKTREGGEMPKTLTEMYIHFLVVQSKVKNIKYDGGAETDPHWSPESRKMMESLGKLAFEQLQKGNLIFYDSDLTECGIDITAASVYSGVFTQIFKEERGLYQDKVFCFVHLSVQEFLAALHVHLTFTNSGTHFYQGQTMYPESAGTQFYQSAVDEALQSLNGHLDLFLRFLLGLSLRTNQNLLRGLMTQTGSSSVTNQETVEYIKKKISENQSAERSINLFHCLNELNDRSLVKEIQQYLKSGSLSTDNLSPAQWSALVFILLSSEEDLDVFDLKKYSASEEALLRLLTVVKASKKAL; this is translated from the exons atggaggagaggagaaggaagagggGAAGACAGAAGGAAGGGGAGGaacatattaaaataaagagCCGAAGACAGAG TACCAATCAGAGACCAGACCCTGCTGGACCTGGACCTGAATGTGAAACTTATCCTGAAGCTAAaactgaacctgaacctgaacccagctgtgtgtccttcaaGAGTGACTGGTCAAAAGGACGTATGATTGACTTTCAAGGTCAACAACCCTCTGCTGAAAAGAG GATCCATCAAAGACCAGACTctgctgaacctgaacccagctgtgtgtccttcaaGAGTCACCGGTCAAATGGACGTATGATTGACTTTAAAGGTCAACAACCCTCTGCTGAAAAGAG GATCCATCAAAGACCAGACTctgctgaacctgaacccagctgtgtgtccttcaaGAGTCACCGGTCAAATGGACGTATGATTGACTTTAAAGGTCAACAACCCTCTGCTGAAAAGAG AGTGGACCAGGAGAGCTCAGAGGTTCCCAGTGGTCAGTCTGCCcagcagcatcaaacacacCTGGACTCCATATTTATG CTGCTCGAGGAGAACATCGTCACTTTTGTGAAGAACGAGCTGAAGAAGATCCAGAAGGTTCTGAGTCCAGATTACCCAGAATGCTCAAAGAGTCAGAGGGAGGGTGAggatgaagagcagaggaggagcagagaggcatttctgaagatcacactgcacttcctgaaGAGAATGAAGCAGGACGACCTGGCTGACCATCTGCAGAGCA GAGTTTGTAAGCGTAAACTCAAATCTAACCTAAACAAGAAGTTCCAGCGTGTGGttgaggggattgctaaagcaggaaaccAAACCTTTCtgaatcagatgttcacagagatctacatcacaaagggagggactgcagaggtcaatgatgaacatgaggtcagacagattgaaacagcatccagGAAACCAGACAGACTAGAAACAACAATCGGAcaagaagacatctttaaagtcccacctggaagagataaaccaatcagaacagtgatgacaaaaggagtggctggcatcgggaaaacagtcttaacacagaagttcactctggactgggctgaagacaaagccaaccaggacatccagttcacatttccattcaccttcagagagctgaatgtgctgaaagagagaaagtacagcttggtggaacttgttaattacttctttagtgaaaccaaagaagcaggaatctgcaggtttgaagagttcccggttgtgttcatctttgacggtctggatgagtgtcgacttcctctggacttcctcaacactgagatcctgactgatgttacagagtcctcctcagtggatgtgctgctgacaaacctcatcagggggaatctgcttccctctgctcgcctctggataaccacacgacctgcagcagccaatcagatccctcctggatgtgttgacatggtgacagaggtcagagggttcactgacccacagaaggaggagtacttcaggaagagattcagagatgaggagcaggccagcagaatcatctcccacatcaagacatcacgaagcctccacatcatgtgtcaCATCCCGGtattctgctggatcactgctacagttctggaggacatgttgaagaccagagagggaggagagatgcccaagaccctgactgagatgtacatccacttcctggtggttcagtccaaagTGAAGAACATCAAGTATGATGGAGGAGCTGAGACAGATCCACACTGGAGTCCAGAGAGCAGGAAGATGATGGagtctctgggaaaactggcttttgagcagctgcagaaaggcaacctgatcttctatgactcagacctgacagagtgtggcatcgacatcacagcagcctcagtgtactcaggagtgttcacacagatctttaaagaggagagaggactgtaccAGGACAAGGTGTTCTGCTTCGTCCATCTGAGTGTgcaggagtttctggctgctcttcatgtccatctgacattcaccaactctgga ACACACTTCTACCAGGGACAAACAATGTACCCTGAATCTGCAGGGACACAGTTCtaccagagtgctgtggacGAGGCCTTACAGAGTCTAAATGGACATctggacttgttcctccgcttcctcctgggtctttcactgcggaccaatcagaatctccTACGAGGCCTgatgacacagacaggaagtagctcAGTGACCAATCAGGAAACAGTCGAGTACATTAAGAAAAAGATCAGTGAGAATcagtctgcagagagaagcatcaatctgttccactgtctgaatgaactgaatgatcgtTCTCTAGTGAAGGAGATCCAACAGTACCTGAAATCAGGTAGTCTCTCCACAGATAatctgtctcctgctcagtggtcagctctggtcttcatcttactgtcatcagaagaagatctggacgtgtttgacctgaagaaatactctgcttcagaggaggctcttctgaggctgctgaCAGTGGTCAAAGCATCCAAAAAAGCTCTGTAA